A single window of Archangium gephyra DNA harbors:
- a CDS encoding HAMP domain-containing sensor histidine kinase, with amino-acid sequence MSLKRVMTTAVAMLGALALAGAASLILLTTYLHRTTESMGNAVEGVRVAEALQVDLLMLHRPPDTISQLTSGNPRSREDLEAALRSHLDEARRNAWSPQEQALLKEAERTISDYFLARPNVSHLSPEQAGQELGPRVETALAALDALVTFNVNEARTIQLQADRWDRLANLGGICVAVLLVLGGGALLWWLRHSVFRPLLEMSRAMRRFGGGRKRTRAPESGPVELRDMARTFNEMANSLARQQEEQLTFLAGVAHDLRNPLSALKMSAALVTSGRPIPEERMQKTMALVRRQVARLDRMVGDLLDATRIEAGRFELSLEERDARELATAVVELYLAGGSSHDLRLHLPEEPVLLSCDATRVEQVLHNLVSNALKYSQGGSRVDVIVGREGEEAVLSVVDRGIGISTEELRLLFAPFRRTGRAREKAPGVGLGLSVARRIVEAHGGRIEVESRPGVGSTFRVRLPRAHAAAQPAVVSSPADTVH; translated from the coding sequence ATGAGCCTCAAGCGCGTCATGACCACGGCCGTCGCCATGCTCGGGGCCCTCGCCCTGGCCGGCGCCGCCTCCCTCATCCTCCTGACGACCTACCTCCACCGCACCACCGAGAGCATGGGCAACGCCGTGGAGGGCGTCCGGGTGGCCGAGGCGCTCCAGGTGGATCTCCTCATGCTCCATCGGCCCCCCGATACCATCTCCCAGCTCACCTCCGGCAACCCCCGCTCGAGGGAGGACCTCGAGGCCGCCCTCCGCTCCCACCTCGACGAGGCCCGGCGCAACGCCTGGTCGCCCCAGGAACAGGCGCTGCTCAAGGAGGCCGAGCGCACCATCTCCGACTACTTCCTCGCCCGCCCGAACGTCTCCCACCTGTCCCCCGAGCAGGCCGGACAGGAGCTCGGCCCCCGCGTGGAGACCGCGCTCGCCGCGTTGGATGCGCTCGTCACCTTCAACGTCAACGAGGCCCGCACCATCCAACTCCAGGCGGACCGGTGGGACCGGCTCGCCAACCTCGGCGGCATTTGCGTGGCCGTGCTCCTGGTGCTGGGTGGGGGCGCGCTGTTGTGGTGGCTGCGTCACTCCGTCTTCCGCCCCCTGCTCGAGATGAGCCGCGCCATGCGCCGCTTCGGTGGTGGCCGCAAGCGCACCCGCGCCCCCGAGTCCGGCCCCGTCGAGCTGCGCGACATGGCCCGCACCTTCAACGAGATGGCCAACTCCCTGGCGCGCCAGCAGGAGGAGCAGCTCACCTTCCTCGCCGGCGTGGCGCACGACCTGCGCAACCCCCTCTCCGCGCTGAAGATGTCCGCCGCCCTCGTCACCTCCGGCCGGCCCATCCCCGAGGAGCGCATGCAGAAGACCATGGCCCTCGTGCGCCGCCAGGTGGCCCGCCTGGACCGGATGGTGGGAGATCTGCTCGACGCCACCCGCATCGAGGCCGGCCGCTTCGAGCTGAGCCTCGAGGAGCGCGATGCCCGCGAGCTGGCCACTGCCGTGGTGGAGCTGTACCTGGCCGGCGGCTCCTCGCATGACCTGCGGCTCCACCTTCCCGAGGAGCCCGTCCTCCTGAGCTGCGATGCCACGCGCGTGGAGCAGGTGCTGCACAACCTGGTGAGCAACGCGCTGAAGTACTCGCAGGGCGGCAGCCGCGTGGACGTCATCGTCGGCCGCGAGGGCGAGGAGGCGGTGCTGAGCGTGGTGGACCGGGGGATTGGCATCTCCACCGAGGAGCTGCGCCTGCTCTTCGCGCCCTTCCGGCGCACGGGGCGGGCCCGGGAGAAGGCACCGGGCGTGGGGCTCGGCCTGTCGGTGGCCCGGCGCATCGTGGAGGCCCACGGGGGCCGCATCGAGGTGGAGAGCCGCCCCGGTGTGGGCTCCACCTTCCGCGTCCGGCTGCCCCGCGCCCACGCCGCCGCTCAGCCGGCCGTTGTGTCGAGCCCGGCCGATACCGTGCACTGA
- a CDS encoding cysteine hydrolase family protein → MKTQSKLKELPLPSFYKPANAAAYGYGPNALALQAEAQTWRGAHGLSASATDSFNLHLLLIDVQKDFCFPEGSLYVAGRSGRGAIDDSRRIAEFVYKNLGALTNVTTTLDTHFAYQIFFPSFWVDQNDQPLTAYREITREQIERGQVRPNPAMAKWLCGGNYPWLLKQVKYYCEELERAGKYTLYLWPPHCLLGGDGHAIAGVVQEARLFHSFARGAQSWAEVKGGNPLTENYSVLRPEVLSRHDGQPLAQRNTQFLKTLLTADAVVIAGQAASHCVKSSIDDLLGEILAQDAALARKVYLLTDCMSAVTVPDGKGGFAADFTPQAESALKRFADAGMHLVKSTDPLASWPDLRIS, encoded by the coding sequence ATGAAGACCCAGTCGAAGCTGAAGGAGCTGCCGCTTCCGTCGTTCTACAAGCCCGCCAACGCCGCCGCTTACGGCTACGGCCCCAACGCCCTGGCGCTCCAGGCCGAGGCCCAGACCTGGCGCGGCGCCCACGGCCTCTCCGCCTCCGCCACCGACTCGTTCAACCTCCACCTGCTCCTCATCGACGTCCAGAAGGACTTCTGCTTCCCCGAGGGCTCCCTCTACGTCGCCGGCCGCTCCGGCCGCGGCGCCATCGACGACAGCCGCCGCATCGCCGAGTTCGTCTACAAGAACCTCGGCGCTCTCACGAACGTCACCACCACGCTCGATACCCACTTCGCCTACCAGATCTTCTTCCCGTCCTTCTGGGTCGACCAGAATGACCAGCCCCTCACCGCCTACCGCGAAATCACTCGCGAGCAGATTGAACGCGGCCAGGTCCGCCCCAATCCCGCCATGGCCAAGTGGCTCTGCGGCGGCAACTACCCCTGGCTCCTCAAGCAGGTGAAGTACTACTGCGAGGAGCTGGAGCGCGCCGGGAAGTACACCCTGTACCTCTGGCCTCCTCACTGCCTCCTCGGCGGTGATGGGCATGCGATCGCCGGTGTCGTCCAGGAGGCCCGCTTGTTCCACTCCTTCGCTCGCGGCGCCCAGTCCTGGGCCGAGGTGAAGGGCGGTAATCCGCTCACCGAGAACTACTCCGTCCTCCGCCCCGAGGTCCTCTCCCGCCACGACGGCCAGCCCCTCGCCCAGCGCAATACCCAGTTCTTGAAGACCCTTCTCACCGCCGATGCCGTCGTCATCGCCGGCCAGGCCGCCAGCCATTGCGTGAAGAGCTCCATCGATGACCTGCTCGGGGAGATCCTCGCCCAGGATGCCGCGCTCGCTCGCAAGGTGTACCTGCTCACCGATTGCATGTCCGCCGTCACCGTCCCCGATGGCAAGGGTGGCTTCGCCGCTGACTTCACTCCCCAGGCCGAGTCGGCGCTCAAGCGGTTCGCGGATGCGGGGATGCACCTCGTGAAGTCCACGGATCCGCTCGCTTCGTGGCCGGACCTCCGGATCTCGTAG
- a CDS encoding protein phosphatase 2C domain-containing protein has product MSALPFELAAATVQGREHARAGRNNQDSFWARASEHGLAAVVTDGCGSGAQSELGAQLGARRVVEGALSLLGRQVPVESPEFLQRLGADVLCFLQALSGELGERAIGEALLFTIVGAVVTPEHTLVFSAGDGLWALNGDVHRLGPFANNAPPYLAYGLLKPGAVSLKANSLRPTAEVDSLLLGTDGVSDLAGLAEARVPEREEPVGPLSQFWSDGRYFSNPDALRRRLSLLNRESVRADFPARRLERVPGLLSDDTTLVVLRRRQGRA; this is encoded by the coding sequence ATGTCCGCGCTGCCCTTCGAGCTCGCCGCCGCCACCGTGCAGGGCCGGGAGCACGCCCGAGCCGGACGCAACAACCAGGACTCCTTCTGGGCCCGGGCGAGCGAGCACGGCCTGGCCGCCGTCGTCACGGACGGGTGCGGCAGTGGCGCGCAGAGTGAGTTGGGCGCGCAGCTGGGTGCCCGCCGGGTGGTGGAGGGAGCGCTCTCGCTGCTGGGCAGGCAGGTGCCCGTCGAGTCACCCGAGTTCCTCCAGCGGCTGGGCGCGGACGTGCTGTGCTTCCTCCAGGCCCTCTCGGGGGAGCTCGGCGAGCGGGCCATCGGCGAGGCGCTCCTCTTCACCATCGTGGGCGCCGTCGTCACCCCGGAGCACACGCTCGTCTTCTCCGCGGGTGATGGGCTCTGGGCCCTCAATGGGGATGTGCACCGGCTCGGGCCCTTTGCCAACAACGCGCCGCCGTACCTCGCCTATGGGCTGCTGAAGCCGGGGGCCGTGTCCTTGAAGGCCAACAGCCTCCGGCCCACCGCCGAGGTGGACTCGCTGCTGCTCGGCACGGATGGGGTGTCGGACCTCGCGGGCCTCGCCGAGGCCCGGGTGCCCGAGCGCGAGGAGCCCGTGGGCCCGCTCTCGCAGTTCTGGAGTGACGGCCGGTACTTCTCCAACCCGGACGCGCTGCGCCGCCGCCTCTCGCTCCTCAACCGCGAGTCCGTCCGCGCCGACTTCCCCGCCCGCAGACTCGAGCGCGTGCCGGGGCTGCTCTCCGATGACACCACGCTCGTCGTCCTGCGCCGCCGGCAGGGGAGGGCCTGA
- a CDS encoding NUDIX hydrolase: MSYTYEYPRPSLTVDCVVFGLDDEDLKVLLIKRGVEPFQGRWALPGGFVRMEESLEDAARRELQEEAGIRPNLMEQLYTFGAPDRDPRGRVVSVAYFALVKLSDHRVHAATDAREAAWFSVYDVPKLAFDHADILATAQQRLKGKVRYQPIGFELLPPKFTLTQLQRMYEKILERELDKRNFRKKLLAMDLLEELDEVEQDVSHRAARLYRFDHKKYKQLEKAGFNFEL, from the coding sequence GTGAGTTACACCTACGAGTACCCGCGCCCGTCGTTGACGGTGGACTGCGTAGTGTTCGGCCTGGACGACGAGGACCTGAAGGTGCTGCTCATCAAGCGCGGCGTGGAGCCCTTCCAGGGCCGGTGGGCGCTGCCCGGAGGCTTCGTCCGCATGGAGGAGTCACTCGAGGACGCGGCGCGCCGCGAGCTCCAGGAAGAGGCCGGCATCCGCCCCAACCTGATGGAGCAACTCTACACCTTCGGTGCGCCGGACCGGGACCCGCGCGGCCGGGTGGTGAGCGTGGCCTACTTCGCCCTGGTGAAGCTGTCGGACCACCGCGTGCACGCCGCCACGGATGCCCGGGAGGCCGCCTGGTTCTCCGTCTATGACGTGCCCAAGCTGGCGTTCGACCACGCGGACATCCTCGCCACCGCCCAGCAGCGCCTCAAGGGGAAGGTGCGCTACCAGCCCATCGGCTTCGAGCTGCTGCCGCCCAAGTTCACCCTCACCCAGTTGCAGCGCATGTACGAGAAGATCCTCGAGCGCGAGCTCGACAAGCGCAACTTCCGCAAGAAGCTGCTCGCCATGGATCTGCTCGAGGAGCTCGACGAGGTGGAGCAGGACGTCTCCCACCGCGCCGCGCGCCTCTACCGCTTCGACCACAAGAAGTACAAGCAGCTGGAGAAGGCCGGCTTCAACTTCGAGCTGTAG
- a CDS encoding AraC family transcriptional regulator — MASSSPPAALSSRLVRQALAIAAEHQVPVEALCREVGLRLEDLDDPELRIPYTVLDTILERAVEVTGDGNLGLHMARMSEVDPDDAAGLVILTSATLKESMVRGCRYQRVWGDGERFVVEDTERGVRMRFTPVGPYRPAHRHMAEVALVQVALGMRYFTGADVRPLQVRFVHAAPADLREHEALFACPLVFGAPHNDIEFSQADAELPFVHADALLNAMFEKQAQRQLSRLPVTASLSERVREQVRRTLSGGDFTFEAVAKTLHLPPRTLQRKLAEEGQSYAGILEAVRRELSENYLRRRMSIAEVSFLLGYGDPATFHRAFKRWWGMSPETFRRTHTPPTPSPSGRGAPRRSKGGQGPPG; from the coding sequence ATGGCGTCCTCCTCTCCCCCTGCCGCCCTCTCTTCCCGGCTGGTCCGGCAGGCCCTGGCCATCGCGGCCGAGCACCAGGTGCCCGTCGAGGCGCTGTGCCGCGAGGTGGGCCTGCGCCTGGAGGACCTGGACGACCCCGAGCTGCGCATTCCCTACACCGTGCTGGACACCATCCTCGAGCGGGCGGTGGAGGTGACGGGGGACGGCAACCTGGGCCTGCACATGGCACGCATGAGCGAGGTGGACCCGGACGACGCGGCCGGGCTCGTCATCCTCACGAGCGCGACGCTGAAGGAGTCCATGGTGCGCGGGTGCCGCTACCAGCGCGTCTGGGGGGATGGAGAGCGCTTCGTGGTGGAGGACACGGAGCGCGGGGTGCGCATGCGCTTCACCCCCGTGGGGCCGTACCGGCCGGCACACCGGCACATGGCCGAGGTGGCGCTCGTCCAGGTGGCCCTCGGGATGCGCTACTTCACGGGGGCGGACGTGCGGCCGCTCCAGGTGCGTTTCGTCCACGCCGCGCCCGCGGACCTCCGCGAGCACGAGGCCCTCTTCGCCTGCCCGCTCGTCTTCGGCGCGCCGCACAACGACATCGAGTTCTCCCAGGCGGACGCGGAGCTGCCCTTCGTCCACGCGGATGCGCTGCTCAACGCCATGTTCGAGAAACAGGCGCAGCGGCAGCTCTCGCGGCTGCCGGTGACGGCGAGCCTCTCCGAGCGGGTGCGCGAGCAGGTGCGGCGCACGCTGTCGGGAGGGGACTTCACCTTCGAGGCGGTGGCGAAGACGCTGCACCTGCCGCCGCGCACGTTGCAGCGCAAGCTGGCCGAGGAGGGGCAGAGCTACGCGGGCATCCTGGAGGCGGTGCGGCGCGAGCTGTCGGAGAACTACCTGCGGCGGAGGATGTCCATCGCCGAGGTGTCCTTCCTGCTGGGCTACGGCGACCCGGCCACGTTCCACCGGGCCTTCAAGCGCTGGTGGGGAATGAGCCCGGAGACCTTCCGTCGCACCCACACGCCCCCCACTCCCTCGCCCTCCGGGAGAGGAGCCCCCCGTCGTTCAAAGGGGGGGCAAGGCCCCCCGGGGTGA
- a CDS encoding DUF6932 family protein, protein MGRGGCVPLKRTSKGQLCSLVPRHVFYTPIVKTPLALGATHQYCCVVPIPDFNAEGNLPPGIHEADWAEFKTRFGTTGHRRHLIKGLEEAMRSLRTAGCSRLYIDGSFVTSEKSPKDFDACWEETGVDPNRLEPVFFDLRPPRAIQKARFGGELFPASAPADGRSMFVDFFQRTRGGQAKGIVTIDLKGWQP, encoded by the coding sequence ATGGGACGTGGGGGTTGTGTCCCGCTTAAGCGAACGAGCAAGGGGCAGCTATGCTCGCTCGTACCCAGGCACGTTTTTTACACCCCAATTGTAAAAACCCCACTTGCCCTCGGGGCGACACACCAATATTGTTGTGTCGTGCCAATCCCGGACTTCAACGCTGAGGGGAACCTTCCCCCTGGCATCCACGAGGCTGATTGGGCCGAGTTCAAGACTCGGTTCGGAACCACGGGCCACCGCAGGCACCTCATCAAGGGCCTTGAGGAGGCGATGAGGTCGCTTCGAACTGCGGGGTGCTCCCGGCTCTACATCGATGGAAGCTTTGTAACCTCTGAAAAGTCGCCCAAGGACTTTGATGCCTGCTGGGAAGAGACTGGCGTCGACCCCAATCGCCTTGAGCCAGTTTTCTTTGATCTCCGTCCACCCAGAGCAATCCAAAAAGCCCGCTTTGGGGGTGAACTATTTCCGGCATCGGCTCCGGCTGATGGGCGTTCAATGTTTGTGGACTTTTTTCAGCGGACACGCGGGGGGCAGGCGAAGGGAATCGTCACGATTGACCTCAAGGGGTGGCAGCCATGA
- a CDS encoding helix-turn-helix transcriptional regulator yields the protein MIKNEREYRITQTQAAEFERSLAEVEQNPNPALHPRILQAQRDALSGQLEELRAELAEYDALRNGEKRVLELSSLEELPRALIEARIAAGLTQKDLAKRLGLSEQQIQRYESTDYSGASLSRLQEIVRALGINIRKEVFLPTVEVSPEALNRRLQTSGVASDFFTRRILGERDEDTGSVFALRAAGMLEKIFGWTPVELFTGLTPLTPQPARLGAQFKLPANADEQKTLIFTSYARFIISLALKASPFENRPLPRDAKDFQKEVLHEHGSINLTSVLSYLWKHGVPVVPLQESGGFHAACWRLSGRNAIVLKQKTPSESRWLHDLLHEAYHAAGSPDSPDFAFIEQGLGPMDRRESTEEQEATSFAADVLLNAKAEDMAKECVHEARGSIPRLKSAVIRVAERNKVSVGVLANYMAWRLSLQGEDWWGTATNLQETGEDPLKKTHQFLIEHLNWEKLDRVERELLMRAISEN from the coding sequence ATGATCAAGAACGAGCGCGAGTACCGAATCACCCAGACGCAGGCTGCTGAGTTCGAGCGTTCACTAGCCGAGGTCGAACAGAATCCGAACCCCGCATTGCATCCACGCATTCTCCAGGCACAGCGCGATGCGCTTAGCGGCCAACTTGAAGAGCTTCGTGCAGAACTTGCCGAGTATGATGCTCTCCGAAACGGAGAAAAAAGGGTTCTTGAGCTTTCCTCCTTAGAGGAACTCCCTCGCGCACTAATCGAAGCGCGCATTGCGGCAGGACTTACTCAAAAAGATCTTGCCAAGCGCCTTGGTCTTTCCGAGCAGCAAATTCAGCGTTACGAGTCTACTGACTATTCAGGCGCTAGCCTTTCTCGGCTGCAAGAGATCGTGCGCGCACTCGGCATCAACATCCGAAAAGAAGTCTTCCTGCCAACCGTGGAAGTTTCTCCTGAAGCCTTGAACAGGAGACTCCAAACATCGGGCGTAGCCTCGGACTTCTTCACAAGAAGAATCCTTGGAGAAAGAGACGAAGACACCGGTAGCGTCTTTGCCCTTCGTGCCGCTGGTATGCTTGAGAAAATCTTTGGCTGGACGCCTGTCGAGCTTTTTACAGGATTGACTCCCCTTACGCCACAGCCCGCCAGGCTAGGAGCACAATTCAAACTCCCAGCCAACGCAGACGAGCAAAAAACACTCATCTTTACATCTTATGCTCGATTCATTATCAGCTTGGCACTGAAAGCCTCTCCCTTTGAGAACAGACCACTTCCGCGCGATGCTAAAGACTTCCAAAAAGAAGTCCTCCACGAACATGGAAGCATCAACCTGACTTCAGTCTTGTCCTATCTATGGAAGCATGGCGTGCCTGTCGTTCCACTGCAGGAGAGTGGCGGCTTCCACGCAGCATGCTGGAGATTGTCTGGCAGAAACGCAATCGTTCTGAAACAAAAAACACCCTCCGAATCGCGTTGGCTGCATGACCTTCTTCACGAAGCTTATCACGCAGCTGGGTCTCCAGATTCCCCTGACTTCGCATTTATTGAGCAAGGACTGGGACCAATGGATCGACGTGAATCTACCGAGGAACAGGAAGCTACTTCTTTTGCAGCCGACGTTTTGCTCAATGCCAAGGCAGAAGATATGGCTAAAGAATGCGTACATGAGGCAAGAGGGAGCATCCCTCGACTCAAGTCCGCGGTAATACGTGTTGCCGAACGCAATAAAGTTTCGGTTGGCGTGCTCGCCAATTATATGGCATGGCGCCTTTCTCTCCAAGGAGAGGACTGGTGGGGCACAGCCACAAACCTTCAGGAGACCGGCGAGGACCCGCTGAAGAAGACACACCAATTCCTCATTGAACACCTAAACTGGGAAAAACTCGACCGGGTCGAGCGCGAACTCCTCATGCGGGCAATCTCGGAGAATTAA
- a CDS encoding DUF4186 family protein, producing MATKPPLEPLAISCTATDCDNDLHCFLQKKRRDDGMRVGGPCRDCGADLVQWDRITTRNRSDAEYKFRAMKQELIRHEFWHRKLDQRAVNYAHRKGRQLLKEAAKARIVSSVGGAKHPREGRQTPFEGNILYYAQHAVAACCRKCIEYWHGIESGRALTEPEQDYLADLLMLYVKERLPNLANQPIKVPPIRNNP from the coding sequence ATGGCAACCAAACCACCGCTAGAGCCTCTTGCAATTTCCTGTACTGCCACCGATTGCGACAACGATCTCCACTGCTTCCTCCAGAAAAAGCGACGAGACGACGGGATGCGTGTTGGCGGCCCATGCCGTGACTGTGGCGCAGACCTTGTGCAATGGGATCGCATAACGACCCGCAATCGTTCAGATGCGGAATACAAGTTTCGTGCGATGAAGCAGGAATTGATTCGCCATGAGTTCTGGCATCGAAAGCTGGACCAACGGGCAGTCAACTACGCCCACCGCAAGGGGCGACAGTTACTAAAGGAAGCAGCAAAGGCCCGAATCGTTAGCTCAGTAGGTGGGGCAAAGCATCCTCGGGAGGGCCGCCAAACCCCGTTTGAGGGCAACATCCTCTACTACGCACAGCATGCAGTTGCAGCATGTTGCCGCAAATGCATCGAATATTGGCATGGCATTGAGTCCGGGCGCGCACTTACAGAGCCAGAACAAGACTACTTGGCTGATTTGCTCATGCTCTATGTGAAGGAGCGATTACCAAACCTAGCAAACCAACCAATCAAAGTACCTCCCATCAGGAACAATCCGTAA
- a CDS encoding AAA family ATPase gives MKYSLVVGVAGGIGSGKTEFAHQLASAMHASFLSFGDYVRRRATTLGMDLSRDNLQALGERLISEMGWDEFVGDVLLSWSRSEPLILDGIRHEKAVESIKKLVAPANFSLVYLSVDKTIRVGRLSTVRPHDAIAIERLEQHSTERDVHSKLSDLADIVLDGSRAVPTLVQDALEALHLS, from the coding sequence ATGAAATACAGTCTCGTCGTTGGCGTCGCCGGTGGAATAGGTAGCGGGAAAACTGAGTTTGCGCATCAACTCGCTTCTGCAATGCACGCTTCTTTTCTCTCGTTCGGTGACTATGTGAGAAGGCGCGCAACAACTCTTGGGATGGACCTTAGCCGAGACAACCTCCAAGCACTTGGTGAGCGATTAATCTCCGAGATGGGATGGGACGAATTCGTAGGAGATGTCCTTTTATCCTGGTCCCGCTCTGAACCATTAATCCTTGATGGAATTCGGCACGAAAAGGCTGTTGAGAGCATCAAGAAACTGGTTGCCCCTGCCAATTTCTCCTTAGTGTACCTCAGCGTAGACAAAACCATTCGAGTTGGGCGCCTGTCCACAGTGCGCCCGCATGACGCCATCGCCATCGAACGACTCGAGCAACACTCGACGGAACGAGATGTGCATTCAAAGCTTTCCGATCTGGCTGACATCGTTCTCGATGGAAGCAGAGCAGTCCCAACGCTTGTGCAAGATGCTCTAGAAGCACTCCATCTCAGCTGA
- a CDS encoding diacylglycerol/lipid kinase family protein, which translates to MNIAVMVNLRARRGSERIGGMVQRFFPRARLALTRSLEEARTWITEQLRPNPPTLLLAGGGDGTITGLLNELREQGVALPAIGVLPLGTGNAWARVTGAPKPSVALRQLAACGERLPPLRPFSLVRLENRVAPFAGTGWDSETLQDFKDHLSKFPAGPLREANAGLRGYMSALFTRTIPRHMFGKSQLQVKVYNLGAPALTVDERGLVVPLPHGETGALLYEGPAGVAGAATTTEWGFGFKAFPFAQAVPHRLSVRVYGAGVVEATLNMRRLWRGQHPMPRMHDFFVERVRMDFDRDVPFQMGGDIMGMRRSLEFDLAEESVQLVDWRQLQRLVA; encoded by the coding sequence ATGAACATCGCCGTGATGGTCAATCTGCGCGCACGCCGGGGCTCCGAGAGAATCGGCGGCATGGTGCAGCGCTTCTTCCCCCGGGCCCGCCTGGCCCTCACCCGCTCGCTGGAGGAGGCCCGGACGTGGATCACCGAGCAGCTGCGGCCCAACCCGCCCACGCTGCTGCTGGCCGGAGGCGGTGACGGCACCATCACCGGGCTGCTCAACGAGCTGCGCGAGCAGGGCGTGGCACTGCCGGCCATCGGCGTGCTGCCGCTGGGCACGGGCAATGCGTGGGCGCGTGTCACCGGGGCGCCCAAGCCCTCGGTGGCCCTGCGCCAGCTGGCCGCGTGTGGCGAGCGTCTGCCTCCCCTGCGTCCCTTCTCGCTGGTGCGGCTGGAGAACCGGGTGGCGCCCTTCGCCGGGACGGGCTGGGACTCGGAGACGCTGCAGGACTTCAAGGACCACCTGTCCAAGTTCCCGGCGGGCCCCCTGCGCGAGGCGAACGCCGGCCTGCGCGGCTACATGAGCGCCCTGTTCACCCGCACCATTCCCCGGCACATGTTCGGCAAGAGCCAGCTGCAGGTGAAGGTGTACAACCTGGGGGCTCCGGCGCTCACCGTGGACGAGCGCGGCCTCGTGGTGCCGCTGCCCCACGGGGAGACGGGCGCGCTGCTCTACGAGGGCCCCGCGGGCGTCGCCGGAGCGGCCACCACCACCGAGTGGGGCTTCGGCTTCAAGGCCTTCCCCTTCGCCCAGGCGGTGCCGCACCGGCTGTCCGTGCGCGTCTATGGCGCCGGCGTGGTCGAGGCCACGCTCAACATGCGCCGGCTGTGGCGCGGCCAACACCCCATGCCCCGGATGCACGACTTCTTCGTCGAGCGCGTGCGCATGGACTTCGATCGCGACGTGCCCTTCCAGATGGGCGGTGACATCATGGGCATGCGCCGCTCGCTGGAGTTCGACCTGGCCGAGGAGTCCGTGCAGCTGGTGGACTGGCGGCAGCTCCAGCGGCTCGTGGCCTGA